The genomic window GAGATGAAAATCACCCAAGGCAAAATTAACGAGCTGCTCACTGAGACAGGATGCGAGCATAATCAGCACAAACAATCCGAAAAGAAAAACAAGTCTTGCGCCCAACAGGCACAACCTGGCGCAGCTCAAGGGGGCTGCGCCTTTGATGGTGCAATGATTGCCCTAGTGCCGATCGCAGATGCTGCTCATTTAGTCCACGGGCCTATAGCCTGTGCTGGTAATTCCTGGGGCAGTCGTGGTAGTCTTTCTTCTGGCCCTCAACTCTACAAAATGGGCTTTACCACTGACTTGGGTGAAAATGATGTCATCTTCGGTGGCGAAAAGAAGCTCTATAAAGCGATTCTGGAACTCAAAGAGCGCTACCAACCTTCAGCAGTATTCGTCTACGCTACTTGTGTTACTGCCCTAATTGGTGATGATATTGATGCTGTCTGCAAAGCGGCAGCTGAAAAAATCGGTACTCCTGTTATTCCCGTCATTGCACCAGGATTCATTGGCAGTAAAAATCTCGGCAACCGTTTTGGCGGTGAATCTTTGTTGGAATATGTTGTCGGCACAGCAGAACCGGAACAGACAACGCCCTATGATATTAACTTAATCGGTGAATACAATATCGCCGGGGAAATGTGGGGAGTAACACCACTGTTAGAAAAATTAGGCATCCGTATTTTGTCTAAAATTACGGGCGATGCTCGCTACAATGAAATTCGCTACGCCCACCGCGCCAAGCTCAACGTCATGATCTGCTCACGAGCGTTGCTCAACATGGCGAGAAAGATGGAGGAGCGCTACAACATCCCCTACATTGAAGAGTCTTTCTACGGCATCGATGATATGAATCGTTGTCTGCGAAATATCGCTGCTAAATTAGGCGACGCTGATTTGCAGGAGCGCACAGAAAAGCTGATTGCAGAAGAAACGGCTGCTTTAGATTTGGCATTGGCTCCCTATCGCGCTCGACTCAAAGGGAAGCGGGTTATTTTATATACAGGTGGTGTTAAGAGTTGGTCGATTATCTCTGCTGCTAAAGACTTGGGTATTGAAGTCGTTGCTACCAGCACTAGAAAAAGTACTGAGGAAGATAAAGCCAAAATCAAGAAATTGCTTGGCAACGATGGCATCAT from Nostoc sp. UHCC 0926 includes these protein-coding regions:
- the nifE gene encoding nitrogenase iron-molybdenum cofactor biosynthesis protein NifE; its protein translation is MKITQGKINELLTETGCEHNQHKQSEKKNKSCAQQAQPGAAQGGCAFDGAMIALVPIADAAHLVHGPIACAGNSWGSRGSLSSGPQLYKMGFTTDLGENDVIFGGEKKLYKAILELKERYQPSAVFVYATCVTALIGDDIDAVCKAAAEKIGTPVIPVIAPGFIGSKNLGNRFGGESLLEYVVGTAEPEQTTPYDINLIGEYNIAGEMWGVTPLLEKLGIRILSKITGDARYNEIRYAHRAKLNVMICSRALLNMARKMEERYNIPYIEESFYGIDDMNRCLRNIAAKLGDADLQERTEKLIAEETAALDLALAPYRARLKGKRVILYTGGVKSWSIISAAKDLGIEVVATSTRKSTEEDKAKIKKLLGNDGIMLEKGNAQELLQVVKDTRADMLIAGGRNQYTALKARIPFLDINQERHHPYAGYVGMIEMARELYEALYSPIWEQIRKPAPWEEEAV